Proteins from a genomic interval of Treponema brennaborense DSM 12168:
- the lexA gene encoding transcriptional repressor LexA, whose protein sequence is MKELTDKQQQVLNFIRSYSEENSCPPTFRECAEHFGISLRAVQCHFAALQKKGCLSQPDKRSRSIRVLIDDPESEKKAAVTRVPLLGTVAAGKPLLCEENLDGYVSLAEPFVRSGRTYFALRVRGCSMINAGILDGDIAVIEQCETARNGQIVVAVLDESITLKRFYKEACRIRLQPENPDFKPIYCQDVRVVGTLSNIIRTYG, encoded by the coding sequence ATGAAAGAACTGACTGACAAGCAGCAGCAGGTATTGAACTTTATCCGCAGCTACAGCGAAGAAAATTCATGTCCTCCGACGTTCCGCGAATGCGCCGAGCATTTTGGGATTTCGCTGCGTGCCGTTCAGTGCCATTTTGCCGCTCTCCAAAAAAAAGGCTGCCTGTCTCAGCCGGATAAACGTTCGCGTTCCATCCGCGTGCTGATAGACGATCCCGAATCGGAAAAAAAAGCCGCCGTTACGCGGGTTCCGCTTTTGGGAACGGTGGCTGCCGGCAAGCCGCTGCTGTGTGAAGAAAATCTCGACGGGTACGTCAGCCTTGCCGAACCGTTCGTACGCTCCGGCCGCACGTATTTCGCGCTGCGGGTGCGCGGCTGTTCAATGATAAACGCGGGAATTCTCGACGGCGACATCGCCGTTATAGAACAGTGCGAAACCGCCCGCAACGGTCAGATCGTGGTCGCGGTGCTCGACGAGTCCATTACGCTCAAACGCTTCTATAAAGAGGCGTGCCGTATTCGGCTTCAGCCGGAAAATCCCGATTTCAAACCGATTTATTGCCAGGACGTTCGCGTTGTCGGCACGCTTTCCAACATCATTAGGACGTACGGATGA
- the holA gene encoding DNA polymerase III subunit delta, producing MSAAPVYLFTGPEFGERNDAVLNLRIQMRKRLGDLDEYTFYTADTRVADVVSLLMNESLFAAARFIVLNGAEQIKKKEDLELLDGWIRSAASGKNAAGSALILVSEENSCDKKLEALIPKENKRIFWEMFDDRKEEWIRNFFKKAGYGVENDAVTTILDLVENNTEALRTECSRFFLCFDKGHTVGASDVEQILAHNREESPFTLFDAFTDLARNPAARLEASLEILQKLRMSKDSSGVQLIAGLTYCFRRLAVWHRLFAENPHPSDFDLKIKGFSSKKAQKQYRAAARIWNAPQTSLILAALARTDMDIRTAGTALEDTQLQLLLYAIVMKNGETLEREETESEPLL from the coding sequence ATGAGCGCTGCTCCGGTTTATCTGTTTACCGGGCCCGAATTCGGTGAACGCAACGACGCCGTGTTGAATCTCCGGATACAGATGCGCAAGCGTCTGGGCGATCTTGACGAATACACGTTTTATACCGCGGATACCCGAGTTGCGGACGTCGTTTCGCTGCTGATGAACGAATCGCTTTTTGCCGCGGCGCGCTTTATCGTGCTGAACGGTGCGGAACAGATCAAAAAGAAAGAAGACCTTGAACTGCTCGACGGATGGATTCGGTCCGCCGCGTCCGGAAAAAACGCCGCCGGCTCCGCGCTGATTCTGGTGTCGGAAGAAAATTCCTGCGATAAAAAACTCGAAGCGCTGATCCCGAAAGAAAACAAGCGCATTTTTTGGGAAATGTTCGACGATCGCAAAGAAGAATGGATCCGCAATTTCTTTAAAAAAGCGGGATACGGCGTTGAAAACGACGCGGTAACGACTATACTCGATCTGGTTGAAAACAACACCGAAGCGCTGCGTACCGAATGTTCCCGCTTTTTTCTGTGTTTCGACAAAGGCCATACGGTCGGCGCGTCCGACGTCGAGCAGATATTGGCGCACAATCGCGAAGAGTCGCCTTTTACGCTGTTCGACGCGTTTACCGATCTGGCGCGGAACCCGGCGGCGCGCTTGGAAGCGTCGCTTGAAATTCTGCAAAAATTGCGGATGTCCAAGGATTCTTCGGGAGTGCAGCTTATCGCCGGACTGACGTATTGTTTCCGCCGTTTGGCCGTTTGGCATCGCCTGTTCGCGGAAAATCCGCATCCGTCCGATTTCGATTTGAAAATAAAAGGTTTTTCCTCCAAAAAAGCGCAGAAACAATATCGCGCGGCGGCCCGTATATGGAACGCGCCGCAGACTTCGCTCATTCTTGCCGCGCTGGCCCGCACCGATATGGATATTCGCACGGCGGGCACTGCTTTGGAAGATACGCAGCTTCAACTGCTGCTGTACGCAATCGTCATGAAAAACGGCGAAACGCTTGAACGTGAAGAAACGGAGAGCGAACCGCTTTTATAA
- a CDS encoding HPr family phosphocarrier protein, with amino-acid sequence MTEKIVTVRNRAGIHARPAALIAQTANKFASEVLLERDDTTVNAKSIMGVITMAAGYNTTLTVRASGSDEAAAVQAIYSLFENKFEEE; translated from the coding sequence GTGACTGAAAAAATCGTAACAGTACGTAACCGCGCGGGTATTCACGCAAGACCGGCGGCACTCATTGCCCAGACGGCAAACAAATTCGCTTCGGAAGTGCTGCTTGAAAGAGACGACACGACCGTCAATGCGAAGTCCATTATGGGTGTCATCACGATGGCCGCCGGTTACAACACGACTTTAACGGTGCGGGCGAGCGGATCCGATGAAGCCGCTGCTGTTCAGGCGATTTATTCACTTTTTGAAAATAAATTCGAGGAAGAATAG
- a CDS encoding YdbC family protein gives MADDFSFEITQRFGELSQGKGGWTMELNLVSWGGREPKYDVRSWAPDHQKMGKGVTLTKEELQALKKLLGTLDL, from the coding sequence ATGGCCGATGATTTTTCATTTGAAATTACCCAACGGTTCGGAGAACTTTCCCAAGGAAAAGGCGGCTGGACGATGGAATTGAATCTGGTATCCTGGGGCGGAAGGGAACCCAAATACGACGTCAGAAGCTGGGCTCCGGATCATCAGAAAATGGGCAAAGGCGTAACGCTGACTAAAGAAGAGTTGCAGGCACTGAAAAAACTGCTCGGCACGCTCGACTTATAA
- the hprK gene encoding HPr(Ser) kinase/phosphatase, which produces MADKSFTVLDLLDLDLKAHNSLNLHCISGRKGLVRGITVPDLNRPGLALSGFYDSFAYKRVQLFGRGEVSYLMKLVSENNFDGIRQLFSYEIPCCVFTHDLEPPAAFTAISEESGCAVLQTNLESTEFSTRLLRVFSDIFASKKTIHGVLVEVYGVGIILTGDSGVGKSETALELIERGHRLVADDIVELRCVNGNTVLGQGANKMISHHMEIRGLGIINVSQLYGVGAIREQKEVQLVVKLEEWDSNKIYDRLGTDEHTIELLGVKIPLIEIPVKPGRNLPIIIETAAMNERLKSMGYYSARDFNQNVLKWIETGTAQAAYYGSDDSY; this is translated from the coding sequence ATGGCGGATAAAAGTTTTACGGTTCTTGATCTGCTCGATCTGGACTTAAAAGCTCACAATTCTCTGAATCTTCACTGTATAAGCGGACGCAAAGGTCTCGTTCGCGGGATAACCGTTCCCGATCTGAACCGTCCCGGACTCGCGCTTTCCGGATTTTACGATTCGTTCGCGTATAAGCGCGTACAGCTGTTCGGCCGCGGTGAAGTTTCATATCTGATGAAGCTTGTTTCCGAAAACAACTTCGACGGCATCCGTCAGCTTTTTTCATACGAAATTCCCTGCTGCGTGTTTACGCACGATCTCGAACCGCCGGCAGCTTTCACCGCCATTTCGGAAGAATCCGGCTGCGCCGTTTTGCAGACGAATCTCGAATCCACGGAATTTTCGACCAGACTGCTGCGCGTGTTTTCCGATATTTTTGCGTCCAAAAAAACGATCCACGGCGTTCTGGTTGAAGTGTACGGCGTCGGCATCATTCTGACCGGCGATTCCGGTGTCGGTAAAAGCGAAACCGCGCTGGAACTGATCGAGCGCGGACATCGGCTGGTTGCCGACGACATCGTGGAACTGCGCTGCGTGAACGGAAACACGGTCCTCGGCCAAGGGGCGAATAAAATGATCAGTCACCACATGGAAATCCGCGGCCTTGGTATCATCAACGTTTCCCAGCTGTACGGCGTGGGCGCGATCCGTGAACAAAAAGAAGTGCAGTTGGTCGTAAAACTTGAAGAATGGGATTCCAATAAAATATACGACCGGCTCGGAACGGACGAACATACGATAGAGCTGCTCGGCGTCAAGATTCCGCTCATAGAAATTCCGGTGAAACCGGGACGGAATCTGCCCATCATCATAGAAACCGCCGCCATGAACGAACGGCTTAAATCGATGGGCTATTATTCGGCGAGGGATTTCAATCAGAACGTTTTAAAATGGATAGAAACCGGTACGGCTCAGGCTGCCTATTACGGCAGTGACGATTCGTATTGA
- a CDS encoding LysM peptidoglycan-binding domain-containing protein, translating into MKKTVFTVCLLLTGLAVFAASYADNEYQKLARTYYAQAAEAFDSGEYDAAVEYTQKAEENAELSRAYIALMLERSDADTQIKVARNRLVWAKNIRADVNYPMAYTAATRAIEDAQNAFAAEEYATASGAAKRAMESLAGVKEVVPLPKYYVVRPWADTKDCYWNIAGKPYVYDNPFLWENLYQANKNNMENPSDPNLIHPGMKVEIPSISGEYREGTYDPAVKYDSFSVHR; encoded by the coding sequence ATGAAAAAGACCGTTTTCACCGTTTGTTTATTGCTGACGGGACTGGCCGTTTTTGCCGCCAGTTACGCCGACAACGAATATCAGAAACTTGCCCGCACGTATTACGCTCAGGCTGCCGAAGCGTTCGACTCCGGCGAATACGACGCGGCGGTCGAATATACGCAGAAGGCGGAAGAAAACGCCGAATTGTCCCGTGCGTATATCGCGCTGATGCTGGAACGCAGCGACGCGGACACGCAGATAAAAGTTGCCAGAAACCGGTTGGTGTGGGCAAAAAATATCCGCGCGGACGTCAATTATCCCATGGCGTACACGGCGGCAACCCGTGCGATAGAAGACGCACAGAACGCTTTTGCAGCTGAAGAGTACGCGACTGCGTCGGGAGCCGCAAAACGTGCTATGGAATCACTCGCCGGTGTCAAAGAAGTGGTGCCGCTTCCGAAATACTACGTCGTTCGGCCGTGGGCTGATACGAAAGATTGTTATTGGAACATCGCGGGTAAACCGTACGTGTACGACAATCCGTTTTTGTGGGAAAACCTGTATCAGGCGAACAAAAACAATATGGAAAATCCTTCGGACCCGAATTTGATTCATCCGGGCATGAAAGTTGAAATTCCGAGCATTTCGGGCGAATACCGCGAGGGAACGTACGACCCCGCGGTAAAATACGACTCGTTTTCGGTGCACAGATAA
- a CDS encoding NUDIX hydrolase gives MSKKLRWNQIAETELLQTRVMTVLETQSVSPEGKQGNYIIMDAPDWVIVVPVLKDPARFVMVRQWRHGLKAESTEFPGGVIDEGELPEQAARRELLEETGFIAEKLTLLGSMSPNPALMTNKVHCFAAEQLKATGTQHLDPDEFVDYFTLSAEQVYEKMGSAEFPHALMAAALQLYRQHTDKKESPER, from the coding sequence ATGAGTAAAAAATTGAGATGGAATCAAATAGCCGAAACAGAATTGCTGCAGACACGCGTCATGACGGTTCTTGAAACACAGAGCGTTTCTCCTGAAGGAAAGCAGGGAAATTATATCATCATGGATGCACCCGACTGGGTGATCGTCGTGCCGGTACTGAAAGATCCGGCACGGTTCGTTATGGTACGCCAGTGGCGGCACGGACTGAAAGCCGAAAGTACCGAATTTCCCGGCGGAGTGATCGACGAGGGAGAACTGCCGGAACAGGCCGCGCGCCGCGAATTGCTTGAAGAAACCGGTTTTATTGCGGAAAAACTGACGCTGTTAGGCAGCATGAGTCCCAACCCCGCGCTCATGACGAACAAAGTGCACTGCTTCGCTGCGGAACAACTGAAAGCAACGGGAACGCAGCATTTGGATCCCGACGAATTCGTCGACTATTTTACGCTGAGCGCCGAGCAAGTATATGAAAAAATGGGAAGCGCAGAATTTCCGCACGCGCTGATGGCAGCCGCGCTGCAACTGTACCGGCAGCATACGGACAAAAAAGAATCGCCGGAACGGTAA
- a CDS encoding HPF/RaiA family ribosome-associated protein: MTTSMSAVGFDFEQDQTDLINKKIERIKYADDLIVDFILRVKEDKKFIFDATVNFRWGSAAHVSAEDYDFAAALNKMMDVLDQKIKKEKDKIQEKK; encoded by the coding sequence ATGACAACATCGATGAGCGCAGTAGGGTTTGATTTTGAACAGGATCAGACGGATCTTATCAATAAAAAAATAGAACGTATCAAATATGCAGACGATCTTATCGTCGATTTCATTTTGCGTGTAAAAGAAGATAAAAAATTCATTTTTGACGCTACCGTCAATTTCCGCTGGGGTTCGGCGGCGCACGTTTCCGCGGAAGATTACGATTTCGCCGCGGCACTCAATAAAATGATGGACGTGCTCGACCAGAAAATAAAAAAAGAAAAAGATAAAATTCAGGAAAAAAAATAA